The following proteins are encoded in a genomic region of Tenacibaculum sp. 190524A05c:
- a CDS encoding OB-fold protein has protein sequence MIKNYRFLLKCMFVFSLVCFSFFIQACSNQNNIKEVAPRFAISSNDLLLEFAANENEASDKYVDQVIEVHGTIKEITSLNNRKTIILNTSSSSGIICDINDSEQEILNDLKKNQLIHIKGICKGYLKDVILLNCFIDIKNTDE, from the coding sequence ATGATTAAAAATTATCGATTTTTATTGAAGTGTATGTTTGTTTTTTCTTTGGTTTGTTTTAGCTTTTTTATTCAAGCTTGTTCGAATCAAAATAACATTAAAGAAGTAGCGCCAAGATTCGCTATTTCGTCAAACGATCTTTTACTTGAGTTTGCTGCAAATGAAAATGAAGCGAGTGATAAATATGTTGATCAGGTGATTGAGGTACATGGTACCATTAAAGAAATAACATCTTTAAATAATAGAAAAACTATTATCTTAAATACCTCTTCTAGCTCAGGAATTATTTGCGATATAAATGATAGTGAACAAGAAATATTGAACGATTTAAAGAAAAACCAACTCATACATATAAAAGGAATTTGTAAAGGTTATTTAAAAGATGTTATACTTTTAAATTGCTTTATAGATATAAAGAATACAGATGAATAA
- a CDS encoding YceI family protein: MNKLPILLLLLFLNLGTIFGQQFIARQGQVTFFSYATVEDIEAKNNQVLSILDFDKKEIAATMLMRAFVFKKDLMHEHFNESYIESDIYPKATFEGILLEGLENAGPQTQLINGKITIHGITKEIEIKTTIQKSENSYTISGEFNLTVKDFNIKIPPILSNNIAKVVLVKFNFQYEPYENE, encoded by the coding sequence ATGAATAAACTACCAATTTTACTCCTCTTATTGTTTTTAAATTTAGGAACAATATTTGGCCAGCAATTTATTGCCAGACAAGGACAAGTAACTTTCTTCTCCTATGCCACAGTTGAAGATATTGAAGCAAAAAATAATCAAGTTTTAAGTATTCTTGATTTTGATAAAAAAGAAATAGCTGCAACAATGTTAATGCGTGCTTTTGTTTTTAAGAAAGACTTAATGCACGAACATTTTAATGAAAGTTATATCGAATCTGATATTTATCCTAAAGCTACTTTTGAAGGAATCTTATTAGAAGGATTAGAAAATGCTGGTCCGCAAACTCAATTGATTAATGGTAAGATTACCATTCATGGAATTACAAAAGAAATTGAGATTAAAACTACGATTCAAAAATCAGAAAACAGTTATACAATATCTGGTGAATTTAATTTAACTGTAAAAGATTTTAATATTAAAATACCTCCAATTTTATCAAACAATATTGCTAAAGTTGTACTTGTAAAATTTAATTTCCAATATGAGCCTTATGAGAATGAATAA
- a CDS encoding DUF5777 family beta-barrel protein → MNKIVYTIAVIAFLPLTSKAQGLLDKLDKEYPNKPIYEMATFKTTRIGLGHSVETRKKGALEISWYNRYWNRPNGETQFFLADEVNMRFGLDYAVSDNFALGVGYSTWDEITDGYAKYKFIKQAKKGTGSPFSMVALQTVSVTSNQMSQNLYGGSSGSSNYSFATQLLIGRKFNPKLSAQISPFFISRSNNTMNSADPKSQYGIGFGARYKVGGHVSIVSEYYSVFNPLNSIKTYNPFMVGVNWELSHLMLQFHMTNARTFAEDAFITQTTNNFNFHDGNFHFGFNATFVLHTSKNKL, encoded by the coding sequence ATGAATAAAATAGTATATACCATCGCAGTTATCGCTTTTCTTCCGTTAACAAGTAAAGCTCAAGGATTGTTAGATAAACTTGATAAAGAATATCCAAACAAACCGATTTATGAAATGGCTACTTTTAAAACAACCAGAATTGGATTAGGACATTCTGTAGAAACTAGAAAGAAAGGAGCTTTAGAAATTTCATGGTATAATAGATATTGGAATAGACCTAATGGAGAAACTCAATTTTTCTTAGCAGATGAAGTAAATATGAGATTCGGATTGGATTATGCCGTATCTGATAATTTCGCGCTTGGAGTTGGTTACAGCACTTGGGATGAAATTACCGATGGATACGCAAAATATAAGTTTATAAAACAAGCCAAGAAAGGTACTGGTAGTCCATTTAGTATGGTTGCATTGCAAACCGTTTCTGTAACGAGCAATCAAATGAGTCAGAATTTATACGGTGGATCTTCAGGTTCTAGTAATTATAGTTTTGCTACTCAATTATTAATTGGAAGAAAATTTAATCCGAAATTATCAGCACAAATAAGTCCTTTTTTCATTTCAAGGAGTAATAACACAATGAATAGTGCTGACCCTAAAAGCCAATACGGAATTGGTTTTGGAGCACGATATAAAGTAGGCGGACATGTTTCAATTGTATCAGAATATTATTCTGTTTTCAATCCGTTAAACTCCATTAAAACTTATAATCCTTTTATGGTTGGTGTAAATTGGGAATTAAGTCATTTAATGTTACAATTTCACATGACCAACGCAAGAACATTTGCTGAAGATGCATTTATTACTCAAACCACAAATAACTTTAATTTCCACGATGGAAATTTCCACTTTGGGTTTAATGCAACATTTGTATTACATACCAGCAAGAATAAATTGTAA
- a CDS encoding DUF2911 domain-containing protein, translating into MRKSILSIVVFAVALVSSNNAFAQDFKDLDKSPMDAATYPASYRVSDKLAKVIYSRPQLKGRDLEKLAPKGKVWRTGANEAVEITFYKDVTFGGKPVKAGTYTLFTIPGDSEWTVILSTAKNVWGAYFYNESEDVVRVKGEVSKGKKTLEAFTMAFDGKDNDAKLYMGWGNLVVSVPVKG; encoded by the coding sequence ATGAGAAAATCAATTTTATCAATTGTAGTATTTGCAGTTGCTTTAGTAAGTTCTAACAACGCATTTGCTCAAGACTTTAAAGATTTAGATAAGAGTCCAATGGATGCAGCTACGTATCCTGCGAGTTATAGAGTTTCAGATAAGTTAGCTAAAGTAATCTATAGTCGTCCTCAATTAAAAGGAAGAGATTTAGAGAAGTTAGCACCTAAAGGAAAAGTATGGAGGACTGGAGCTAATGAAGCTGTTGAAATTACTTTTTACAAGGATGTTACTTTTGGAGGTAAACCAGTAAAAGCTGGAACTTATACTTTATTTACTATTCCTGGAGATAGCGAGTGGACTGTTATTTTAAGTACAGCCAAGAATGTTTGGGGAGCTTATTTCTATAATGAAAGTGAAGATGTTGTAAGAGTTAAAGGTGAGGTTTCAAAAGGTAAGAAAACTTTAGAAGCGTTTACTATGGCTTTTGATGGTAAGGACAACGATGCAAAATTATATATGGGATGGGGGAACTTAGTAGTTTCTGTTCCTGTGAAGGGATAA
- a CDS encoding PepSY domain-containing protein: MKNRKLNQWFWKWHFIAGIISLPFVLVLSITGAIYLFKPKVENPIIENIQKIDSQNQGEKLTYDQQWEIAQKNSKRKLNSVIISNKEQSTEFISGRFGGKKSIFIHPYSGEVSGTFQAKDTWMYKVRKLHGELLGGTIGTKIVELIACWMIILIISGIYIWFPFSKGIKGVFTIRFNEGKRILARDIHAVTGFWISILLLLILAGGLPWTDVFGGNFKKVQKWTNTGYSKTWRGIGLTSTVKEKRITLDEMITIANKENLPGTITLGLPKSPKSTFSVSNKTFPLSDQKMIHFDQYSGELIKSHDWSDVGSLMRGRMWLMAFHQGEFGGWNWYLVFLVAILLTVMSSAAIFSYLWRKPKGKLGIPKQPKNFKMSNGFVLVLITLGVVFPLFGISAVLIWLSEKLRLKIIK; this comes from the coding sequence ATGAAGAATAGAAAACTTAATCAATGGTTTTGGAAATGGCACTTTATAGCAGGAATTATCTCATTACCATTTGTGTTAGTATTGTCAATTACCGGAGCAATCTATTTGTTTAAACCTAAGGTAGAAAATCCAATTATTGAAAATATTCAGAAAATTGATTCACAAAACCAAGGAGAAAAACTTACCTATGATCAGCAATGGGAAATAGCTCAAAAGAACTCAAAAAGGAAATTAAATTCGGTTATTATTAGCAATAAGGAGCAGAGTACTGAATTTATTTCTGGAAGATTCGGAGGAAAGAAATCCATTTTTATTCATCCATATTCAGGAGAAGTTTCTGGAACTTTTCAAGCAAAAGATACCTGGATGTACAAGGTAAGGAAACTTCATGGGGAATTACTTGGTGGAACAATAGGAACTAAGATAGTTGAGTTAATTGCCTGTTGGATGATTATCTTAATTATTTCTGGTATATACATCTGGTTTCCTTTCTCAAAAGGAATAAAAGGTGTTTTTACCATACGATTTAATGAAGGTAAAAGAATACTTGCAAGAGATATTCATGCGGTTACAGGTTTTTGGATTTCAATTTTACTACTCTTAATTCTTGCTGGAGGTTTACCTTGGACAGATGTTTTTGGAGGAAACTTTAAGAAGGTACAAAAATGGACAAATACTGGATATTCAAAAACATGGAGAGGAATTGGCTTAACATCAACTGTAAAAGAAAAGAGAATTACCCTGGATGAAATGATCACAATTGCTAACAAGGAGAATTTGCCAGGAACAATTACTTTAGGATTACCAAAATCTCCAAAGAGTACTTTTTCAGTTTCTAATAAAACCTTCCCATTGTCAGATCAGAAAATGATACATTTTGATCAATATTCTGGAGAATTAATTAAATCTCACGATTGGAGTGATGTTGGATCGTTAATGAGAGGAAGAATGTGGTTAATGGCTTTTCATCAAGGAGAATTTGGAGGATGGAATTGGTACTTAGTATTTCTAGTAGCGATATTGTTAACAGTAATGAGTTCCGCAGCCATCTTTTCCTATTTATGGAGAAAACCAAAAGGAAAACTGGGCATACCAAAACAACCTAAGAATTTTAAAATGAGCAATGGTTTTGTTTTGGTGTTAATTACATTAGGTGTTGTTTTTCCTCTTTTTGGAATAAGTGCAGTTTTAATTTGGTTATCAGAAAAGCTAAGACTAAAAATTATAAAATAA
- a CDS encoding TonB-dependent receptor: MKKLIMIGLIMLVLKISAQDIYKGKVIDQNQNPIVGATIISLENKQNGVSTDMEGKFSIKLKGNRVSVSMMGFQSKQISLNKNENVITLLESIENLDEVIISASREIQQRREVPASIGVLTAKQIQDTKALGIEQLVNQVPGVFMSSSKASSNEQHFMAVRSPISTKSLFLYVEDGIPIRPVAVFNHNALLEMNNTTFEKVEVLKGPASSIYGSEAIGGSFNFITKNPRKDFGGSLNIQANDLGISRYEIEGSTTANEKYGFYVGGHYIERSNGPVGHSDYEKFAITFKNVNDFSETLKWINSVSYIDYRSDMSGSISEQNFQDGNYESDQTFTEREAKALRFRSTLEKTWNEKNKTSFNFIYRNNIMNQIPSYRIRQNRVGGVLTGTGSGEINSNEFRSYVGLIQHKVNFDFADASLVVGATADFSPQDYVAETIDVIVDVASRKNIGYTLNSGDYILNYEADILNYAGYAQFEISPIEALKLTAAVRVDQFDYDYNNLIENQAGVVDTKVSYNSVAPKFGFNYNVNENAGFYGNYAKGFTPPQTSTLFRNSRNSGTGATIFDLNPAKFDNYEVGGYFSIPSQLKVDVALYRLNGTDRLISIRDTSGNFQQLNAGETRSEGVELGVNYQILDNLSVSYNGSYATHKYLSFFDNGVDYSNTDMQTAPNYIAMSNIKYKPISDLTLILEHEQIGSYNTSFENQVVVGTDGTGNDIFGTSTYDGHHVFNFTGSYTFRDFELWGQVLNIFDELYAVRASYNVWRGENSYSIGNPRALHFGIKYNF; this comes from the coding sequence ATGAAAAAACTGATAATGATAGGACTAATAATGTTAGTCTTAAAAATTTCAGCACAAGATATATATAAAGGAAAGGTAATTGATCAAAATCAAAACCCAATAGTTGGTGCTACTATTATTTCTTTAGAAAACAAACAAAATGGAGTTTCAACGGATATGGAAGGAAAATTCTCAATCAAATTAAAAGGGAATAGAGTTTCTGTTTCCATGATGGGGTTTCAATCCAAACAAATTAGCTTAAACAAGAATGAAAATGTTATTACACTATTAGAGTCTATTGAGAATTTAGATGAAGTAATTATTTCAGCAAGTAGAGAAATTCAGCAACGAAGAGAAGTTCCTGCCTCAATCGGAGTATTAACAGCGAAACAAATTCAGGATACAAAAGCTTTAGGAATAGAACAATTGGTGAATCAAGTTCCAGGTGTTTTTATGAGTTCGTCAAAAGCATCAAGTAACGAGCAACACTTTATGGCTGTGCGTTCTCCGATTTCTACAAAATCTTTGTTTTTGTATGTAGAAGACGGAATTCCAATTAGACCAGTTGCTGTTTTTAATCACAATGCATTATTGGAGATGAACAATACAACTTTTGAGAAAGTTGAGGTTTTAAAAGGTCCTGCTTCTAGTATTTATGGTAGTGAAGCAATTGGTGGTAGTTTTAACTTTATTACGAAAAATCCAAGAAAAGATTTTGGAGGGTCTTTAAATATTCAAGCGAATGATTTAGGTATTTCTCGATACGAAATTGAAGGTTCAACAACTGCTAATGAAAAATACGGATTCTATGTTGGAGGTCATTATATCGAAAGAAGTAACGGACCCGTTGGTCATTCAGATTATGAAAAATTTGCCATTACGTTTAAAAATGTAAATGATTTTTCTGAAACATTAAAGTGGATCAATAGTGTTAGTTATATTGATTATAGGTCAGATATGTCTGGATCAATTTCTGAGCAAAATTTTCAAGATGGAAATTATGAGAGCGATCAAACTTTTACGGAAAGAGAAGCGAAAGCATTAAGATTTAGGTCGACTCTAGAAAAAACATGGAATGAGAAGAATAAAACATCATTCAATTTTATCTATCGTAACAATATTATGAACCAAATTCCTTCGTATAGAATTCGTCAGAATAGAGTTGGAGGAGTATTAACAGGAACGGGTTCTGGGGAAATCAACTCAAATGAGTTTAGAAGTTATGTGGGTTTAATTCAACATAAAGTAAATTTTGATTTTGCTGATGCGTCTTTGGTTGTTGGAGCTACTGCTGATTTTTCTCCGCAAGATTATGTCGCCGAAACAATCGATGTAATTGTAGATGTTGCTTCTAGAAAAAATATTGGTTACACGTTAAATTCTGGTGATTATATTTTGAACTATGAAGCCGACATTTTGAACTATGCAGGTTATGCCCAGTTTGAAATTTCTCCGATAGAAGCTTTAAAGTTAACTGCAGCTGTTCGTGTGGATCAGTTTGATTATGATTATAATAATTTGATTGAAAATCAAGCGGGAGTTGTTGACACTAAAGTTAGTTACAATAGTGTAGCTCCAAAGTTTGGGTTTAACTACAACGTAAATGAAAATGCAGGGTTTTATGGAAATTACGCTAAAGGATTTACGCCACCACAAACATCAACATTATTCAGAAATAGTAGAAATAGTGGAACTGGAGCAACGATTTTCGATTTAAATCCAGCGAAATTTGATAACTATGAAGTTGGTGGGTATTTTTCAATTCCTTCTCAATTGAAAGTGGATGTAGCATTGTATCGATTAAACGGAACAGATCGATTAATTTCAATTAGAGACACTTCTGGAAATTTTCAACAATTAAATGCAGGAGAAACAAGATCAGAAGGAGTTGAGCTAGGAGTAAACTATCAAATATTAGATAATTTGTCTGTGAGTTATAATGGTAGTTATGCAACTCATAAATACTTATCATTTTTCGATAATGGTGTTGATTATTCTAATACCGATATGCAAACTGCTCCAAATTACATAGCAATGTCTAACATCAAGTACAAACCTATTTCAGATTTAACACTTATTTTAGAGCATGAGCAAATAGGAAGTTATAATACAAGTTTCGAAAATCAAGTGGTTGTGGGAACTGATGGTACAGGAAATGACATTTTCGGAACATCAACTTATGATGGTCATCACGTATTCAATTTCACAGGGAGTTATACTTTCAGAGATTTTGAACTTTGGGGTCAAGTGTTAAATATTTTTGACGAGTTGTATGCTGTAAGAGCGAGTTATAATGTTTGGAGAGGAGAGAATAGTTATTCTATTGGAAATCCACGTGCACTTCATTTCGGAATAAAGTATAATTTTTAA